One Fundulus heteroclitus isolate FHET01 chromosome 11, MU-UCD_Fhet_4.1, whole genome shotgun sequence DNA segment encodes these proteins:
- the orai2 gene encoding protein orai-2 has translation MSRELNPPMGSPVPGVSERPPDNGGMDYRDWVRRSYLELVSSNHHSAQALSWRKLYLSRAKLKASSRTSALLSGFAMVAMVEVELDKYSYSRELLIAFSVCTTVLVAVHLFALLISTCILPNVEAVSNIHNLNSVSESPHERMHHYIELAWGFSTALGIVLFLAEVVLLCWVKFLPVDAGGAKGTGVCTAATTTAAASPGNQTRPTNAPASNSGWQAAMASTIIMVPVIFIFLVFTVKFYRSLVRHKTERHHQEIEELHKIKVQLDGHERSLQSV, from the exons ATGAGCAGAGAGCTGAACCCGCCGATGGGGTCTCCCGTCCCCGGGGTCTCTGAGCGGCCCCCCGACAACGGCGGCATGGACTACAGGGACTGGGTCCGCCGCAGCTACCTGGAGCTGGTCAGCTCCAACCACCATTCGGCCCAGGCGCTGTCCTGGAGGAAGCTCTACCTGAGCCGGGCCAAGCTCAAGGCCTCCAGCCGGACGTCGGCGCTGCTGTCCGGCTTCGCTATG GTGGCCATGGTGGAGGTGGAGCTGGACAAGTACTCGTACTCCCGGGAGCTGCTGATCGCCTTCAGCGTGTGCACCACGGTGCTGGTGGCGGTGCACCTCTTCGCCCTGCTCATCAGCACCTGCATCCTGCCCAACGTGGAGGCCGTCAGCAACATCCACAACCTCAACTCGGTCAGCGAGTCGCCGCACGAGCGCATGCACCACTACATCGAGCTGGCCTGGGGCTTCTCCACGGCCCTGGGCATCGTGCTCTTCCTGGCCGAGGTGGTGCTCCTCTGCTGGGTCAAGTTCCTGCCCGTGGACGCGGGCGGCGCCAAGGGGACGGGCGTCTGCACCGCCGCCACCACCACCGCCGCTGCGTCGCCCGGCAACCAGACGCGGCCCACGAACGCGCCGGCCTCCAACAGCGGCTGGCAGGCGGCCATGGCCTCCACCATCATCATGGTCCCGGTCATCTTCATCTTCCTGGTCTTCACCGTGAAGTTCTACCGGTCGCTGGTGCGCCACAAGACGGAGCGCCACCACCAGGAGATCGAGGAGCTGCACAAGATAAAGGTGCAGCTGGACGGCCACGAGAGAAGCCTGCAGAGCGTGTGA